The Paenibacillus sp. FSL R7-0204 genome includes a region encoding these proteins:
- the gatA gene encoding Asp-tRNA(Asn)/Glu-tRNA(Gln) amidotransferase subunit GatA codes for MSLFQYRLPEVHNMLNTKAVSVSELTEDSLSVIAERDSKVHAFLTLNEEGARAKARELDDKLASGTARGLLFGLPAGIKDNIVTQGLRTTCASQFLTNFQPVYDATVVSKLRQADAVTIGKLNMDEFAMGGSNENSSFGAVRNPWDLERVPGGSSGGSAAAVAAGEVFFTLGSDTGGSIRQPASYCGVVGLKPTYGLVSRYGLVAFASSLDQIGPITRTVEDSAYVLQAIAGYDAQDSTSAKVNIPDYLNSLTGDISGLRIAVPKEYLGEGVDAQVRESVLSALKVLEGLGAVWEEVSLPHTEYAVAAYYLLSSSEASSNLARFDGVRYGVRVDDGGGLLDLYHNSRSQGFGPEVKRRIMLGTYALSSGYYDAYYLKAQKVRTLIKQDFDEVFRKYDVVIGPTAPTTAFKLGSQTEDPLTMYLNDILTIPVSLAGIPAISIPCGFAEGLPVGLQIIGKEFDESTVLRVAHAFEQHTEHHKARPQL; via the coding sequence TTGAGCCTGTTTCAATACCGATTACCTGAAGTACATAACATGCTGAACACCAAAGCGGTCTCGGTCAGTGAGTTGACCGAAGATTCGTTGTCCGTCATTGCGGAGCGTGACAGTAAGGTTCATGCTTTTTTGACACTAAATGAAGAGGGAGCCCGTGCCAAGGCGCGCGAGCTTGATGACAAGCTGGCATCCGGGACTGCCCGCGGTCTGCTCTTCGGACTGCCCGCCGGTATTAAGGATAATATCGTGACCCAAGGTCTGCGCACCACCTGTGCCAGCCAATTTCTCACCAATTTCCAGCCTGTCTATGATGCGACCGTAGTCTCCAAGCTGCGTCAGGCCGATGCCGTCACTATAGGCAAGCTGAACATGGACGAGTTCGCCATGGGCGGGTCCAATGAGAATTCCAGCTTCGGCGCTGTACGCAATCCATGGGATCTGGAGCGTGTTCCAGGCGGTTCGAGCGGCGGTTCGGCAGCAGCGGTTGCAGCCGGGGAAGTCTTCTTCACCCTCGGCTCAGACACAGGCGGCTCCATCCGCCAGCCAGCCTCCTATTGCGGAGTAGTCGGCCTCAAGCCTACGTATGGCCTGGTCTCCCGTTACGGCCTGGTCGCTTTTGCTTCCTCCCTGGATCAGATCGGTCCGATTACCCGTACCGTGGAGGATTCCGCATATGTCCTGCAGGCAATTGCCGGTTACGATGCCCAGGATTCCACTTCAGCTAAGGTTAACATACCTGATTATCTGAACTCGCTGACCGGCGACATCTCGGGTCTGCGGATTGCCGTACCTAAGGAATATCTGGGTGAAGGTGTGGATGCCCAGGTCCGTGAATCGGTGCTCTCAGCGCTCAAAGTGCTGGAAGGCCTTGGCGCAGTGTGGGAAGAGGTTTCACTTCCGCATACAGAATATGCTGTAGCCGCGTATTATCTGCTCTCCTCCTCGGAGGCTTCCTCCAATCTGGCCCGTTTTGACGGTGTCCGTTACGGAGTGCGAGTGGATGATGGGGGCGGATTACTGGATCTGTACCATAACTCCCGCAGCCAGGGCTTCGGCCCTGAAGTCAAACGCCGGATCATGCTTGGCACCTACGCGCTCAGCTCCGGATATTATGATGCCTATTATTTGAAGGCACAGAAGGTCCGCACCTTGATTAAGCAGGATTTCGACGAAGTATTCCGCAAGTACGATGTTGTCATCGGGCCGACTGCGCCAACCACAGCCTTCAAGCTGGGCTCGCAGACCGAAGATCCGCTGACCATGTATCTGAATGATATCCTTACCATTCCTGTCAGCCTGGCCGGTATTCCTGCCATCAGCATTCCTTGCGGCTTCGCGGAAGGCCTGCCTGTCGGCCTGCAGATTATCGGCAAGGAGTTTGATGAGAGTACGGTGCTGCGCGTTGCGCATGCCTTTGAACAACATACAGAGCATCACAAGGCCCGCCCGCAACTGTAG